gtaggagcagagctgtgtacAGCAGGGTACACAAAGTGAGGTTTCCTTtggggggacacagagggggGTTGGGGGACCCCAGGGTTTCTCTTTGTTCTGTTGTCAGCTCTAGAGCTGCTCTGGTGCCttgggcacaggcagcacagcacagtctGGGAGCAGATCTTACCATGAGTCTTCTCTTGCTTGGTGCCCAGCGTGGAGCGCTCATCAAACCTTCAGGACCAGCTGAGTCACTTGCTGAAATGAAGGGCAGCTGAAGCTCGAGGAAATCTGGACCAGCACTGAGGGAGTGAAGTGTTCTcccccctccagctcctggggctcagAACTATGTCTGGATAATGCTGGATGTCAGCTGGGATATGTGCAGAGTCTGTGCTTCTGGGCACCTGGCCCCCTCTCGTGTGCCTGCATCCACACCTCTGCTCCCGAATACTCACCTGTACACCTGCACCTGGCTGAAACAAACTTCCCTGAAACTTTGCTCTTCCCAATAATTCCTGTGTCTGCTTACTTCCCATGTAGTATGAAGTGCTCAGCCCACTCCAGCACCCTTGGCAAGAAATGCAGAGTTGAGGCATGGCATTTAAATGCAGGTGCCTGCAGTTTGCCACTGGTCTGTATTTAGCCACAGAGGTGGCACAGAGTGCAGTTTATGTAGAGCATTTTAATTGGTGTGAGCTGCAAGTGCCTGGGCGGGGGGGAGGTGCTTCAGTGCCAGCACAGAATTTCTGAAACCAGGAACCTAAGCACACATATCTGCCAGTGGCCTAGCTGGACGTGGTTTGGCCATCATCCTCCTCAGAGGTTAtcttattttcctctctgccagAGTTTGGAACATCATCCCTTTGCCAGCCCATATGTGCTGCATTTGGCCTTCAAGTGCATTCCTTCTCCTGGgctgcttctccagcttttGATGAagcagccttggctgtggtgTATGTTTGTATCTGGTTGGGAAGGTATCCAAAGGCCCGTCTGGGAGGAAGGGCAAGAGAGCATCAGGAGCTGGTGTACTCAGTTCTATGCTGGTCTGTTGAAGACTGGTGAGCTGTTCACATCCAGGACCAGCTATAAAtactgtgtctttttttttttttttttttggtaagtcACTTATCTGGAGCACTTGGAGTGCACGGGAAGCACTTATTTCCCTGTGAGTGAGCTTTTCACAAGCTGATAGGAgcaggcaggctgagagctgaCACGGGCCTGCCACATTCCTGTTGGAGTGCTGCTGGAGtctggctcctgtgctgcagagccttcTCAGACTAGATTTCACCATCCCTGCCTGTATTTTTGTCTTGGGTGACATTCTGACCTCAGCTTTGCAGGTGCACTTTGGGAATGAGAGTTTTCCCTGCGACTCTCTTGCTGGGAATAAAAGCTGTCCTGAACACGACCAAACTGCAGCAGTCTGTATTGGGTTCTGTTGCTAGCTGTCCCTGTGCACTAGGGAGACTGTTTGGGATGGTGGGTCTCTGCCCCACAGGATCGCCCATTCTGCTTCGGCTTGGAGGGCTTTGCAGAGGCAGTGTGACCTTGCTGCAGGTGGCTTGTGCCTTCCAGAGTACTGTCCTCTGCAGGGCggaagccaggctgggcagcgTGGGCTGCCGGGACAGCACAGGATATTGGGGAGGAGCGTGGGACAGCACAGCACGCTGTGCAGTCCCGTGGCATTAAATTTGTGTCTCCGTGCCTTTGGAACAAGCAGGGACAGCGCAGCACTGTGGAGATGCAGAGCTGTTGGGGAGCAGGGTGGGTtttggggctgtgggtgcagcaaGAACCGTGAATGATGGCAGCGTGCTCAGCacgggagcggggccggcagCCTCGCTGTGCCCGTGTCCCGCAGGGCCGTGTGCCAGGAGCCTGGGCAGGCGgaagccaggcagggcagcgCGGGCTGCCGGGACAGCACAGGATACTGGAGAGCAGCttgggccgggccgggcacaGTCCGACTGCGCGCTGGGCAGAGTGCGGCTgggtccctgcagctggaggcagtAAGATAGCTCAGGGCCTCTGCCGAggatgctggggctgcccttggGGCCAAGGGCTCTGCAAAGCAGGGGAGTGGGATTTACCCTACCGGGATGCTTTGGAGCCTAATCTCTCCTGGGTAGCTGGGActggatttttggggtggaGGGATGTTGTCAGGTGCCTCCTGGAGCATCCTATTAGACCGCAAGTTTTGGGGAATTCTCAGGGTTCTGCTGGGGGAGAGCAAAAAGTGCTGCTGTATCTTGGGAAAGAGGGGGATTCCGAAATGTTGGGAGGAACTGGTGTAGTACCCATCTCTGTGGTGTCAGCCACCGGCCCCGCATTCCTGTTGCAGTGGCAGCTCTCATCGGAGAGCAGATCCACCAAGAGGTGCAGGTGAGGAGTGTGGATGGGAACTgtggagggatggggcagttGGGCAGGGGTGCATGCCTGGGCTGTGCTACAGTTCCTGTTGCCATTGGAGGATTAAGCTTGTTTCTGGGCCCAGATGAAAATGCCAGGTACATTTGGCAGCTTTGCTCCTGTTTCACACAGGAATGGGGGATGGAGCAACCTGACATTGCCCTGCCCTTGTTCTTTGTGCCTTCTCAGCCAGGGAAATGATGGCTGCAGCCTGCAAAGTTACTGAAAATGGGAATTAAATTCCCTCCTGCACAAACACATCAGTGCGTGTGAgcaaagggagctggggaggatgGGGGCAAAGGGATGCCTGATCTTACCATAGTTTTTGGCTAGGTGGAAATGAGAGTGCCAGTGCCAGAAGACGTGTGCACATGTACAGGCTGAGTACAGGCATGGCCCCCATGTTTTAGAGCATAGGGAGCTACCAGGGCTCAACTTGGCACAGTTTAGTGGCCTCTGTCCTTCCCATCTCAGGACTACTATGGGAAAGAACTGCAGAAGTCAGAGGACCTCAAAACTAATGCGTGCATCACCTCAGCCAGGCCTTTTTCCAAGCTGGTGAGAAGTGCTCTGGAGCACATCCATGAGGAGGTGGTGGCCAGGTAAACCCTAGGGTCTCTCCCCGACTGCCGCATCCctgtgggctgcagccccttctTGGCTGTGCCATGGAGCACCTccacccagctcagctcagcatcCACCCAGGTACTACGGCTGCGGTCTGGTGATCCCTGAGTGCCTGAGGTCATGCCGGATTCTGGACCtgggcagcggcagcggcaggGACTGCTACCTCCTGAGCCAGCTGGTCGGGGAGCAGGGCCACGTCACTGGGATAGATATGACCGAAGGCCAAGTACGGCACGGATCTGGGGCTCCCCGTCATCCTTCCAGCTGTATCCCCCACATCATTCCCTTCCCTCCGCCAGGTTGAGTTGGCAAAGAAACACATCGCCTACCACATGGATAAGTTTGGCTACCGAAAGCCGAATGTGGAGTTCTTCCATGGTTACATGGAGAAGCTGCGTGATGCCGGACTGGCTGATGAGAGCTACGATATTGTCATGTAGGTGCCATGCAGGGCAGTCacccccagtcctgctgctccccggGGATATGGGCTGGGTCTGCATCCCAATGGGTCACTGCTTCAGAAGCACATGTTAGAAAAAGGGAAATCCTAAGCCTGATTCTGGGCTAGAGTCTGGGAATATAAACTGCCCTTTTCATGGTCATATTGGTGTTTCCAAATCCTGTATGAAGCAATGGGACACACAGCTACATGTGCAAGAGGGTGCAAATAAGCCTTGGTCtcctctcccacagctccaACTGCGTGATCAACCTTGCCCCTGACAAGAAGGTTGTGCTGCAGGAGGCCTTTCGTGTGCTGAAGGTGATGGTGGGCTCATTCCTGTGGCAGCAAAGCAGGCTTGGGGTGGCCCTGTTGTTGGAGTGCCACTGAGAAGCAGCAAATGGGATCTGACAAGGTGCAGATACAGGATGGGGTCAGGGGAGAGCATTTCTGTGGAGGGTCCCAGGCAGGACCCAGGGGGTTCCCAATTCTCCTTGCCCCTTTTGTCTCTTTGCTTCTTGAGGCCTCCCTTCACTCCTTTTTGCCCTCCAGCCTGGGGGAGAGATGTACTTCAGTGATGTCTACGCCAGCCAGCGCCTGAGCGAGACCATCCGGAAGGACCGGGTGTTGTGGGGTGCGtagggctgtgggatgggggtgTTATGGCATAGGGGGACTGGACCTTTGCCTCCATCCCCCATGTCTGTGGTCTCGTACCAGGAGAATGCCTGGCAGGAGCCCTGTACTGGAGAGACCTGTACAGCA
Above is a genomic segment from Serinus canaria isolate serCan28SL12 chromosome 6, serCan2020, whole genome shotgun sequence containing:
- the AS3MT gene encoding arsenite methyltransferase, which encodes MMAACSARERGRQPRCARVPQGRVPGAWAGGSQAGQRGLPGQHRILESSLGRAGHSPTARWAECGWVPAAGGMAALIGEQIHQEVQDYYGKELQKSEDLKTNACITSARPFSKLVRSALEHIHEEVVARYYGCGLVIPECLRSCRILDLGSGSGRDCYLLSQLVGEQGHVTGIDMTEGQVELAKKHIAYHMDKFGYRKPNVEFFHGYMEKLRDAGLADESYDIVISNCVINLAPDKKVVLQEAFRVLKPGGEMYFSDVYASQRLSETIRKDRVLWGECLAGALYWRDLYSIAEEVGFSPPCLVTASPITIGNKELEGIVGDCRFVSATYRLFKLPGGSRTGPAQATYNGGIVGHERELVFDANFTFKEGEAVDVDAEMAAILRSSRFADKFLIRAGGANAAAPQGCCGKGVKEKICDPFQLLEQLRAPGPASRPGGSCGPSGCC